One stretch of Streptomyces sp. A2-16 DNA includes these proteins:
- a CDS encoding LysR family transcriptional regulator encodes MNDLGQDLELRLVRYFTVVATHQHFGRAAADLHVAQPALSRQIQRLEKHLGARLLDRTPRGTRLTPAGQSFLPRAQALLQAARHAELAVREQAEAGRIAIGYVEDLVITAAVRELRRRHPDAEIATRYLSCRDVGALSDKRVDALIARAPLPFAADDVLTTPLYEEPRMLAVPRGHPLADRASVTAEELAGEEAAPCAFETADWTSYRILGTGVPPVESYEDKLELVASGRAIAVLPVGDRRSSLRPDLVTVPIEDAPPSQVVLVSRKGDPNPMIRNLRRAAKTALTAPAA; translated from the coding sequence GTGAACGATCTCGGACAGGACCTGGAACTGCGGCTGGTGCGCTACTTCACCGTGGTGGCGACGCACCAGCACTTCGGCCGGGCCGCCGCCGACCTGCACGTGGCCCAGCCGGCATTGAGCCGCCAGATCCAACGGCTCGAGAAGCATCTCGGCGCACGGCTGCTGGACCGCACGCCCCGGGGCACCCGGCTCACTCCGGCCGGCCAGAGCTTCCTCCCCCGGGCCCAAGCCCTGCTGCAGGCCGCCCGCCATGCCGAACTGGCCGTGCGTGAACAAGCCGAGGCCGGACGCATCGCCATCGGCTACGTCGAGGACCTGGTGATCACTGCCGCCGTACGGGAACTGCGCCGTCGTCACCCGGACGCCGAGATCGCCACCCGGTACCTGAGCTGCCGCGACGTCGGGGCGCTGTCCGACAAGCGCGTCGACGCCCTGATCGCGCGGGCCCCACTGCCGTTCGCCGCGGACGACGTGTTGACCACCCCGCTGTACGAGGAGCCCCGGATGCTCGCGGTCCCGCGCGGCCATCCCTTGGCCGACCGCGCGTCGGTGACCGCGGAGGAACTGGCCGGCGAGGAGGCGGCACCATGCGCGTTCGAGACCGCGGACTGGACTTCCTACCGGATCCTCGGGACCGGTGTGCCGCCGGTCGAGAGCTACGAGGACAAGCTCGAACTCGTCGCGAGCGGCAGGGCGATCGCCGTGCTGCCGGTCGGCGATCGGCGCAGCTCCCTGCGGCCCGATCTCGTCACCGTCCCGATCGAGGACGCTCCTCCCAGCCAGGTCGTCCTGGTCAGCCGCAAGGGCGACCCGAATCCGATGATCAGGAACCTCCGGAGGGCTGCCAAGACCGCCCTGACCGCCCCGGCAGCCTGA